One Ilumatobacter fluminis genomic window, TCGTCTCGTTCGACGCGATCTTTGGCCACGTTGGCTCCTCAGGCTCGGAGGGTGCGCTCGCACCCATGGCGATGTCGGTTGTCCTCGACAAAGGTCGTGGTCAGCGTGGGTGTCGCGGAGCGATCGCCAATCCACCACCCGTTGACGAGGTTGTGCTAACGATACCGATCCCGTTGTCCACAGCAACGTCCGGGTGCCGCTCGGGGCACCGGTAGCTGTGTTCCGCATACGCAGATCGGTCCCATCACTGTTCCAGATAGGTGCCGGTTCGGTGCCGCCGACACAGATGGCGCACGACCGGTTCCCGGGTCGGATGACCAGCAGGTTCCTGCCGTCGTCGATAGCATTTTCGTTCAACGTCTCAGGAGGACATCACATGTCGAATCCCGTGCTGAACGAGCGGGTCATGAAGGACGCACCCACCACGTGGGCGCCGCCCGAACCGACCAACCAGCACTTCCCGCCGGTCACCGACGGGCCGATCACGCCGTTGAGCGGATCGCCGAAGGTGATGACGGTCAACGGCACGATCTCGGCCACCGCCGTCCTGTTCGTGCTGCTGCTCGTGTCGGCGACGGTCGGCTGGATGCAGACCGAGACCGTCGAGGTCGACGGCCAGGAGTTCGTGTCGGGCATCCCGGCCCTCGCCTGGGTCGGCATGATCGTCGGCGTCGGCCTGACGTTCCTCCTCATGTTCAAGCCGCACCTGGCCAAGTTCGTGGCACCGGTCTACGCGATCGCCGAGGGCTTCTTCATCGGTGCGATCTCCAAGGCGTACGAATCGTGGTACGACGGCATCGTCGTCCAGGCGATCGGTGCGACCGTCGCCGTGTTCATGGTGATGCTGGTGCTGTACCGGACGAACATCATCAAGGTCACGAACCGATTCCGCAAGATCGTCGTCACGGCCACGATCGGCGTGATGCTCTTCTATGGCGTGACCTTCATCATCAGCCTCTTCGCCGGGGCCGACTCGATCAGCTTCCTCAGCAGCCCGAGCCTGCTCGGCATCGCCTTCAGCGTGTTCGTCGCCGGTCTCGCGGCGATGAACCTGGCGCTCGACTTCGACTTCATCGAGCGTGGCGCGCAGCAGGGCCTCGACAAGAACTTCGAGTGGTACGCCGCCTTCGGCCTGCTGGTCACGCTGATCTGGCTGTACCTCGAGCTGCTCCGCCTGCTCGCCAAGCTCCGCGAGCGCTGACGTGTCGGCGTCGGAGACGACGCTCACGACGGTCGCCGGTGCCGCGCTCGGCGCGGCCACCGGCGCACTCGTCGGACTGCCGGTGATCGGCGCGCTCGCCGGCGGAGCGAACGGTGCCGTCTCCGGAGCGCGCCAGGTCTACGACTGGTCGACGGGGAAGGGCCGCCTGGCGTTCGCGCTCGACTCCACCTGGGCGCTCGCCACGACCACGGCCGGGCTCGTCGCCCACGCAGTGGCGGCGACCCAGCCCGACGCCGCCTACCAGAAGGCGTTGAGCCGGCGGCAGAACCGCCACGTGTACGGGCGCGGATTCCGGATGCGGAAGGGATTCGCGATCACGCTCGGCAACGTCGTGAACGGCGCCGGCGACGTCACCCGGCCGCGCAAGGCGAAGCTCGTCACCGACCACGAGGACGTCCACGTCTGGCAGGCCCGCTGGTTCGGCCCGCTGTATCCGTTCCTGTACGGCGGCTGGATGGCCGGTGCCGCCCTCGTCGCCACGCTGACGTGGCCGATCGTCGGGCGCGGGCGTTCGTGGTTCCGTCTGGTCGAGACCTACAGCTACTACCTGAACCCGTTCGAGTGGTGGGCGTACAGCCGAGACGACCACTGGCCCCCATCGGGCAAGCTCGCCGACGTCGGCTGGCAGCGCCCCATCGTCCAGAGTCTCGCTAGCCGCCGATCCCGCCCCGTCTGACCCGGGCACTCACCCGACCACAGCCGCCTTCTCGGTGGCGGTGGTGCGGTATCTCGGACAAGAGCCGCCGAGATCGTGGTGTTGGCCGTCGCCGGGGTTCTCGGCGGCGGTGGTTGCGGTATGTGCGTCGAGGGCCGCCGAGATCGTGGTGTGGGGCTCGTCGTCGGGTTTCTCGGTGGCTGTGGTTGCGGTGCGTGCGTCGAGGGCCGCCGAGATCGTGGGGTGGGGCTTGTCGGTGGTCCTGGTTCGGGGTGGTGACCGGGGTTCACCGAGATCGTGGGTGGTTCCGGGGGCGCTGTCGTTTCTCGGCGGTTGTGGTGCGGGATTCGGACCGGGGCCGCCGAGAACGTGTGTGTTGTGGGTCGGTGGACGCTTCTCGGCGGCGGTGGTTGCGGTGCGTGCGTCGAGGCCGCCGAGATCGTGGGGTGGGGCTTGTCGGTGGTCCTGGTTCGGGGTGGTGACCGGGGTTCACCGAGATCGTGGGTGTTTCCGGGCCGCTGGTGTTCTCGGCGGTTGTGGTGCGGGATCTCGGACGGGAGCCGCCGAGATGGCGGGCGGTGGCCGTCGCCGGGGTTCTCGGCGGCGGTGGTTGCGGCAAGTGCGTCGAACGCCGCCGAGATCGTGGGTGGATTCGGGGCGCTGTCGTTTCTCGGCGGTTGTGGTGCGGGATTCCGGACCAGGTTCACCGAGAACGTGGACCGGGGTTGGGGCGCTGGTGTTCTCGGCGGTTGTGGTGCGGGATCTCGGACGGGAGCCGCCGAGAACCCGGGCGTCCGGCGGTCAGGTGGGGGCGCGGTCGAGGAGGTCGACGAGGTCGGCTCGCACGAGGGTGATCACCCTGGCGGTGCTCGGGTCGAGCGTGGCGTCGATGCGGGGCGACAACTCGTCCAGGTCGGCGACCATCTGCTCGAGGTGTTGCCGGTAGGCGTCGGCCCGACCGGTCGTGATCAGCACATCGCCGCGCCCGCCCTCCATCGGGATCTTCGGGAGCCGCTCATCCCACAGGTCGGCGTGCCACGCATGACGGTGCGAACCCACCGCGAACCAGCGTTGCAGCGCCGGGTCGGACTCGTCGGCGACCCACTCACCGACCTGTTCGAAGAGCGCCTGGTTGCGGCTCCTCATGTCGCGGCACACGTCGACGAGGTCGACGATGCCGAGCGTCCCGGTCGACTCGGTGCCGGCGCTCATGAGTTCGCCCCTGCCTTCATCCACGCTGCCTCGGCGGCGCCGATCTCGGTGGCGGGCGGACCGTCGGCGACGTACTCGAGGAGCATCGCCCGGAACGGCCCCTCGACCTCGAGCTTGCCCAGGATCGCGTTGACGCCCCACACCACCCGGTCGAGGATGACGAAGCTCGGCGGCATGTTGAGCACCTCGATCACCGCGGCGTTCGGGCCCTTCACGTCCATGACCCGTCCGAGCGTCTCGATCATCCATTCCCGCGAGAACCGGAACTCGTCGACGAGGTAGGGGCGATAGGGGCTGCTCACGTAGTCGAAGATCAGCTGCGGATCGAGGCCGTGCCCCTCCCGGAGGAACCCGCTGCCCTCCATCGCCGCACACACCAGCTCCGGATCGCGGTCGATCACCACCGCGTCGAGCGTCGGCTGCAGCGACTCCCATTCGCCCGGTTCCCATCGCTTGACGAGACCGAAGTCGAGAAAGGTGACACTGCCGTCGTGGTGGAACTTGTAGTTGCCGGGGTGCGGGTCGCCGTTGAAGATCCCGTGCCGGTTCACCGCGTGCTGGGCGAACCGCCACAGCACCTCGCCGGCACGTTGCTTGGTGTCCTGCGACGCCTCACGCATGAACTGATCGAACGACATGCCGTCGACCCACTCGGTCGTCAGGATGCGGTCGGTCGAGCACGACGGCACGAGCGTCGGGATGCGTGCCCACGGATGGTTGGCGAACACCTCGGCGAACGTCAGCACGTTCTGCGCCTCGAGTCGGTAGTCGAGTTCTTCGCGCATCCGCATGCGGAGCTCGTCGACCAAGCCCTTGGCGTCGAGGCCCTTCAGCATCATCGACGAGAACATGCCGTACATCACCTCGGCCGCGTCGAGGTCGTGTTCGATCGCGTCGTGAACGCCGGGATACTGCACCTTGACCGCGACGTCGCGGCCGTCGTGGGTGACGGCGCGGTGCACCTGGCCGATGCTGGCGGCGGCGACGGGACGATCGGTCCAGTCGAGGAAGACCTGTTCGGGTGGACCGCCGAGATCGGCTTCCACCACGGCAGCCGCGAGCGTCGGCGACATCGGCTCGCCGTCGGACTGGAGGGTCGCCAGGGCCGATTGGGCCTCCTCGGGGAGCGACTCGAGGATGAAGCTGATCATCTGACCGGCCTTCATCAGCACCCCCTTCATCTGCCCGAGCTCGCGAGCGACGTCCTCGGCCGTGCGGATCGCGAACTCCTGATCGAGCTGCGCTCGTCGCTCGTCGGCGCTCCCGAGGCCCCGTGCCTTCGCGATCGCGAACCGTGCCGAGTTGCGGGCCGACAGCCGCCAGACCCGCAGCGTTCGCCCGGCGCGACCGACCGCCGGCGGCGGATCGTCGAGCCGTGTCGCGGCGACGGCCGCAGCGATCGCCGCACCGGCGGCGACCAGCCCTGCGATCGGCAACGCCTTGCGCGACATGTCAGCCTTCGACGCGCCGGGCAACCGGGTCGGCGGCGAGCAACTCGTCGGGCAAGGCCTCGCCGGTCACCTCGTCGCTCCAGTAGGTGCCGTCGTCGAGTCGGCGCAGGGCGGCCTCGACGCCGTCGAGGTCTCGCCCGATCCGTTCGAGATCGAGCGGGTCGGGTGCCTCGTCGGGGCCGACGGGAGCGGGCGTCTGTGGGCCATCGGCCGTCTCGGCGACGGGCTCGGCGCCCGGGCTGGTCGGTGCGGCTGCCGGGTCGGCGGAGGGAGCGGGTGCGCCGTCGTGGGGGTTCACCCGGCCCAACGTAGCGCCGTCGTCGCGGTCGCCGACGTCGAGTGGCTCAGGACCGGTCGGCGGCGGGGAACTCGACGACTTCGCCACGGTTGATGCTCACCCAGTCGCGCGCCTCGAGGTACGGGCGGAACGTCCGCGTGATCGCGTCGTTGTGCTCCCGGGTCTTCGGCTGCTGCAGTTCGAACAGGTGCGGAAATTCGAGCCACGTGGTGGTCGCGTTCCAGAGCCGCATCGCCGCGTCGCCGTCGGGCGGGTCGATCAACACGGGCCCGAACAGGCAGTGATCGCCGAAGAACAACGTCGGCACGCCGTAGCCGCCGGCGTCGACGACGCGTGCATGCTCGCGGTGGATGTCGTCGTGGGTGGTCGGATCGGCGATCGCCTCGTCGACCAGTCCCGGATCGAGGTCGAGTTCGGCGAGCAGCGCACGCGCGACGTCGGGGTCGTGAGCGCGCAGCCCCTCCTCGTGGAGCGCTCGCCCGGCTCGTTCGTAGTACCGATCGAGGTGCTCCATGCCGTCGCGGCGCAGGCGAGCTCCGATGCGCATCATCGACCAGCCGTACGACCACTCACGTTCCCACGGATGCTTCTTGCCGGGTTGACGGTTGACCTCCTCGAGGGAGAAGAACCGCCAGTTGATCGTCAGATCGGTCTGCTCGCGGACCCGCCGGATCCACACCGACGTCTGGTACGCGAACGGACACATCAAGTCGAAGTGGAAATCGACCTCGGTCGGGGCGGCGGGAGCGGTCATCTCACCACGTTGCCACGGACGTCGCCGCCGAGTGGTAGCGGGGCGAAGGTGGCGGTCTCGACGCCGGGCGGGATGGCGTCGAGACCGCCGTCGTCCACCGAGCCGAGGCCGGGCGGACGGCACGAGAGCGCATCGACCACATGCGGGAACCATGGGACGCTGCTCTCGCGATCTGGGTTGATCGTCGATGACGAGTGCTGACGAGTGTGGACCGTAGCGGACGGGCGTGCCCGTCCTCCTGTTCTCATGCTACGACACAACACAGGTGCATCGGAACACAGGTCGCGAATCCGCTTGCGGCACCGGATCGGATGGGGGAAACTGCGACGCAGCGGGCAACGATCGACGGGGGTCGACATGTTGGAACGAAGCGGATGGCGTCGCGGTGCCATCACGGTGCTGGCTGCAGTGGTGGCCTTCGTCGGGGCGGCGGCGGTCGGTGGTACCGGCGCATCAGCCGACGACGCACGATGGGTCGTCACACTCGGCGACTCGGCGATCTCCGGTGAGGCCGGCCGATGGGCCGGCAACACCAACCAGTGGTCGGGCAAGGTCGACACCGGCGCCGACGCCTACTTCGACAATGCGACGAACACCGCCGAGACGACGCCGAACTGTCACCGGTCGAAGTCGGCCGAGGCCCACATCGGCGAGGGCATCAACTCGCTCAACCTCGCCTGCTCGGGCGCCCGCACGTACACCCAGACGGGCGGCGACTTCAAGCCCGGGCTCGACTGGTACGACGACGGCGCCGGCCGCCAGAGCCAGGTCGTCCAGCTCCAGTCGTTCGCCGCGTCGAACGATGTCGACGCGGTGGTCGTCCTCGTCGGCGCGAACAACTTCGGCTTCGCCGACATCGTGACACGCTGCGTCAGCAACTGGCTGACGTCGCCGTCGTGGTGGAAGAACTACTGCTCCGACGACTCGTACGTCCGGAACCGTTTCACGTCGAACGCGGTCGACGCACGCACGAACGAGGTCGCCGGCGCGATCTCGAACGTCGCGCAAGCGATGTCGTCGGCCGGATACCAGCCGTCCGACTACACGATCATCGTCCAGACCTACTGGTCGCCGATCCCACGAGGCAACCAGTTCCGCTACTCGCAGAACGGCTGGACCCGGCAGAGCGTCGGCGGCTGTGGCGTCTGGAACCGCGACGCCAACTGGGCGAACGACACGGCGGTCGTCAAGATGAACCAGGCACTGACCGAGGGCGCCGTACGGTCCGGCGTGCCCAACTACGTGGTGCTCGACATGTCTCGCTCGCTCGACGGCCATCGGCTGTGCGAACAAGGGGTCGGGTTGCTCGAGGAAACCGGCATCGCGAACTATCAGCAGGCCGGCGCCGCCGACGCCGCGGAGTGGGTCAGCCAGATCCGGACCCTGACGACGATCTTCGGTCCGTACCAGCTCCAGGAAGACCTCCACGCCAACTACTGGGGTCAGCTCGCGATGCGGAACTGCCTGCGGCAGGCCTACAACGGCGGCGCAGTGCAGGGTGGCCAGTGCACGAGCACCGGTGGTGTCAATGCGCTCGGCGAGCCCAACATGGTGCTGAACTGATTCGAGTGGAGGAGCAGTGCTCCTCGTGGCCGCCCGGCCGGCCGCGGTCGTGTCACGTGACGCGACCGCGGTCGCGTCGGCGGTGCCGGGACGGTTCGCGACGCCTTGCCATGGCTCCGTGCTCGGCGCCGGCGGAACCCACGCGCTCGGTGAGGCCGTGCGATGGGCAGCGTTCGCTGCGGAGGTTCGGAGCAGCACCGGTGGCGGCTCACCCGCTCCGGTCAGGTGCGGTGGACGACGCGTTCGTGGTGGCCGCGACGACACACGCCGACCGATCACCTCGCTGCATCGAACCGCTCGGCCGGGTTCGGGTCAGGTGACGCGGTCGCGGTCGAGTCGACGGAGGCGCTCTTCGCGGCGGCGCGCCTTCTTGCGTCGGGCCAGTGCCACGAACACGATGAAGCCGGTCGCCATCACCACCCAGACGACGAGCAGCACGAGCGAGATCGTCGCGAGCGGACCGGCCCACGCCGTGCCACCGCTCGCCGGGATCTGCACCGTCTGCACATAGAGGTTCGTGCTCGACCCGTCGAGCGGCGCCTGCCACTCGATCACACCGTCGACCTCGGTGCCCTCCTCGGCCGACACCAACTCGCCGGGAAGCGACACCCGATAGGTGAACGACATGGCGTCGGACGGCGCGAGCCCGCTGGCAGCGATCTGTTCCTCGAACGGCAGACCACCGACGGTGTCGATCAGGTCGGCATCGGCGAACCCGGCGTAGCCGTCGGTGAGCTGCATGACGCCGTTGATCGCATTCGTGGTCTGCTCGGTGTCGGGGTCGGTCGTGCGGGCGGCTGCCATCCGGGTGAGGGGCGGTCCGATGCTGTTGAGGACATTCGCCAACTCCTCGGCCGAACTGACGTCGTGGGTGAGAACCAACTCGAGT contains:
- a CDS encoding Bax inhibitor-1/YccA family protein, which translates into the protein MSNPVLNERVMKDAPTTWAPPEPTNQHFPPVTDGPITPLSGSPKVMTVNGTISATAVLFVLLLVSATVGWMQTETVEVDGQEFVSGIPALAWVGMIVGVGLTFLLMFKPHLAKFVAPVYAIAEGFFIGAISKAYESWYDGIVVQAIGATVAVFMVMLVLYRTNIIKVTNRFRKIVVTATIGVMLFYGVTFIISLFAGADSISFLSSPSLLGIAFSVFVAGLAAMNLALDFDFIERGAQQGLDKNFEWYAAFGLLVTLIWLYLELLRLLAKLRER
- a CDS encoding ABC1 kinase family protein, with product MSRKALPIAGLVAAGAAIAAAVAATRLDDPPPAVGRAGRTLRVWRLSARNSARFAIAKARGLGSADERRAQLDQEFAIRTAEDVARELGQMKGVLMKAGQMISFILESLPEEAQSALATLQSDGEPMSPTLAAAVVEADLGGPPEQVFLDWTDRPVAAASIGQVHRAVTHDGRDVAVKVQYPGVHDAIEHDLDAAEVMYGMFSSMMLKGLDAKGLVDELRMRMREELDYRLEAQNVLTFAEVFANHPWARIPTLVPSCSTDRILTTEWVDGMSFDQFMREASQDTKQRAGEVLWRFAQHAVNRHGIFNGDPHPGNYKFHHDGSVTFLDFGLVKRWEPGEWESLQPTLDAVVIDRDPELVCAAMEGSGFLREGHGLDPQLIFDYVSSPYRPYLVDEFRFSREWMIETLGRVMDVKGPNAAVIEVLNMPPSFVILDRVVWGVNAILGKLEVEGPFRAMLLEYVADGPPATEIGAAEAAWMKAGANS
- a CDS encoding DsbA family protein, giving the protein MTAPAAPTEVDFHFDLMCPFAYQTSVWIRRVREQTDLTINWRFFSLEEVNRQPGKKHPWEREWSYGWSMMRIGARLRRDGMEHLDRYYERAGRALHEEGLRAHDPDVARALLAELDLDPGLVDEAIADPTTHDDIHREHARVVDAGGYGVPTLFFGDHCLFGPVLIDPPDGDAAMRLWNATTTWLEFPHLFELQQPKTREHNDAITRTFRPYLEARDWVSINRGEVVEFPAADRS